TGCTGGCGACGTTGCTGAGCGTCGCCATTATCGCCATTATGTTTAATACCATTCGCTTGCAAATCCTGACTAAGCGCGATGAAATCGAAATCTCAAAACTCATTGGCGCAACCGACAGTTTTATTCACCGGCCTTTTTTATATTTCGGCACTATCCAAGGATTGGCTGGCGGTATTGCGGCATGGTTGATTGTAGCGCTCTTTATCAGTGCTCTGAACGAAGAGCTTGGGGTGCTGGCCGGCCTCTACGAAGTTGACATTCATTTGCAGCACTTGTCGCTACAGGACAGTTTGAGTTTACAATTGTTCTCAGCTTGGCTCGGATGGCTGGGCGCACGCATTTCCGTTGCAAATCATCTCTGGCAAATCGAACCACGCTAAGCTTATTGTCTGTTGTGAAACTTTTCAAAAGTTTGGCACTCTCATTTCGGGAGTGCTAAAATGCAATTTACCCGAAAGTTCGCACAATACCTTACAGGAGATTATTACGATGACGAATGCTTTGACACTGCCGGCTGTTGGGGGAAGTATTGAAAGCTATATTCAGTCTGTTAATTCTTTCCCGATCCTCTCGCAAGAGGAAGAAACGGGTCTGGCACGGCGCTTATGGAATCACGGCGATATTGAAGCTGCTCAGAAACTGATTTTGTCTCATCTGCGTTTCGTTGTGGCGATAGCGCGCGGCTACAAAGGATATGGGCTTCCGCAAGCGGATCTGATCCAAGAAGGCAATATCGGATTAATGAAAGCGGTGAAGCGCTTTGACCCGGAACGCGGTGTTCGTCTGGTATCTTTTGCAGTGCATTGGATCAAGGCTGAAATTCATGAATTTATTATGCGTAATTGGCGCCTTGTTAAAATAGCGACAACCAAGCAACAACGTAAATTGTTTTTTAACTTGCGGAGCATGAAGCAAGGATTGGATACCATGAATCCGCAAGAAGTCGAAGCCATGGCCACGCAATTAGGCGTCAAATCGGAAGAAGTGGTGGAAATGGAAAAACGTTTTAACGGCTCGGATATTTCATTGGAACCGCTTTCCGATGAGGAAGACGATACATTCAGTCCGATCAGTTATCTGACGGATGGTGCTGAACCCTCACAAATTCTGGAAAGCGTGCAAATTACCCAGATGCGCGAGCAAGGTTTGCAACATTCCCTCGAGTGCTTGGATGATCGTAGCCGCCATATCATCGAAGCGCGTTGGCTACGAGAAAAAGACAGCGCTACGTTGCATGATCTCGCTGCGGAACTGGGCGTGTCGGCTGAACGGGTACGGCAAATCGAAGCAAAAGCGCTGCAAAAAATGCGCGGCACCATGACAGCGACTGCGTAATAACTATATAATTCTACTTAACACCCGTTTGGCGTAAACCAGTCAAACGGGTGTATTAATTCCAGCACACCGGAGAGGTACCGAAGCGGTCATAACGGCGCTGACTCGAAATCAGATGGTCAGGGTAACCTGGCACATGGGTTCGAATCCCATCCTCTCCGCCAGTTTTCTTCCAAACGTTGCCCAGCAACACCAAAAAATACCTTTAAAATAAAAAAGTTACATAAATCTAGCCAATCATTGGCAACCTCGGTAAAAGCGGGTAACATTCCTGAAAATGGGTAAAAAAGCGGGTAAAAAACATACCCGTTTTTTGTATTGTTTAACGATACTTGGGAGTTGCATGAAACTCACCGATTCAATCATTAAAGCAGCAAAGCCAAGGGACAAACGCTACAGCCTGCCCGATGGCAAGGGTCTTGTTCTATGGGTACAGCCTGACGGTCAAAAATGCTGGCGTGTTCGCTTTACTTCCAAGTACTACTCGTTAACGAGCAACACTGAGGTCCGATTCAGGCTTAATTGGTATGACAAGTTTCCATAACTTGTTGAACCAGATAGTGGAATCGGGTTGTGGCTCATAGAAGTGGTACCGCAAAACCGGACAGGTTGCCAAGCTCTGTTATGAACACTAAAGAGGATCATAATTATGAGCAAGAAACGAAAACAATATGCCAGTGAATTCAAAGACAAGGTGGCAATAGCAGTAATCCAAGGGAAGAAACCGTGCTGCAGCTGGCGTTGCGTTACGGAATTTACCCAACACAGATCAACAGCCGGAAGCGGCACTTGATAGAGCAAGCTGCGGAGTTATTTGCTGGCAGAAACCAAGAACGTAGTATTGATGATTTGCGTCGAGTCATCGGACAATTGACGGTGAAACGGGGGGGGCTAGCCAAAAAGCTTAATCATTGAGTGCGCGAGAGCGAAAAATGATGATTGAGTCCAACCAACAATTGAGTCTCACTCGTCAGTGCCAGTTATTGGATTTATCGTGATTGGCCTTATTCTTATTATTACCGGCCGCAACCGATCGCTGACGATCATCTGGCTTTGTTAAGCAAGATGGACGAGCAATATCTCAGAACACCGCAATACGGCTCACGAAGTTATGCGACCTGGTTTCAGCGCCAAGGCATTCTGTCTACCAGCGCGGCATTTATCGAAGTATTGTAGCGACATCGTGTTCAAATCAGCCTGGACGGCAAGGCTGCTAGTATGATTTTTTGTCGAACGGCTGCGGCGCACCGTCAAGCGTGAACTCTGTATCCCTAATATTCAATAACCTAAAGTAGGTAAGAAGCGGTTTAATCCCCTGGTTCAATTGGTACAATCAAGAACGTTTTTATCAGAGACTCAACAATTAAACCTTCATCGCGCGGCGCCTCAATTGTTACATTAAGACCCACTTTAACTTCCTAAGATCAAAGTGTATTATTGATAACAAGCAGAATATGGATTTATATTAGAGCGTTAGTGGTTGGTGGTGATATCATTTGCTAGAGCGGCATAGAAACTATCACCTCAACTAATCTGCCTTGTCTGTATAAAAATTGAATGATGATGTTTTATAGATAGGTGAATGTGCTGCGACTAAGGCGATGATAATTGGCATGTTCAATATCGCATAAATAATGGATCAATGGACCGGTGCTTTTGCAAACACTAGGGAGTACTAAATATAATTGCGTTAATATGTCAAATCAGAAAATACAAGTAATGCTTGTGGACGATCATGCTATGATGCGTCACGGTATTTCGTTACTCGTTAACAATGAACCCGATATGAAGGTGTGTGCTGAAGCTGGTGATGGCGGTGAGGCGTTGGCACTGCTTAGAAGAAATGTGCGTGTGGATATTGTTTTGCTCGATATAACACTTAAAACAGTTCCTGGTTTTGAAGTTATTAAAAGTATCCATCTACTGTTACCTGCATTACCTGTACTTTTTGTTTCAATGCATGACGAGGAGATCTATGCCGAGCGTGCTTTACAGGTTGGTGGGCGCGGTTATGTTTCAAAACAAGAAACGGGCGAAGTACTGTTAATTGCTATCCGTGAAGTATTGCAAGGTAATATTTTTCTCAGTAAGAATATGCATGCCAAGCTGCTGAGAAAAATCAAAATCGGACATTCAGAGCCGGAGCGATTAATTGACTCGCTGACTCTTAGTGAATTTGAAATTTTTCATTTGATTGGTGCGGGGCACAGTAGTCAGGAAATTGCTAAGTTGCTTAACCGGAGTGTCAATACAATTGAAACGCATCGTTTTAATATTCGCAGTAAATTGAATTTAAAAGATGGTACAGATTTGATCCATTTTGCAACCCAGTGGAATTTAGCTGAATTAAGAAAAGCGATGTCTTAGTTTTCTGATGTAGTTGGATTCGATTCGAGTACGCACCGAGCAGTTTATCGGCGTATCAGATTTTCCCAAAAGAACTTGATATTCTCATTGACTGTTTGCGATGTTCTGCAGAAAGTTAAAGATCGTAATCTCTCGTACCTATCACTGTTGTATTTATTTATCCTCAATCAGGTAAAATCGGGCAATCTTTTCTGCGCTAATGAAGGGGGTCGAGGAATTATTGAATCTGCTTTATTGGCTGCCACTAAGTGAGTAATTCGTTCGGACAGAATTTTGGGGCTATGATTCTGGTCGGGTTGTACTGGTTTATAGTACGTTATAAAGTATGCATCCTGTTTCGTAAGCGATGATACGGCACGCTTTGCAGGAATATCAAAATAATAAATTGCTCAATTATGTCAATTTTGAAAGCACAAGTAATGCTGGTGGATGGTCATGCCATGATGCGGCAAAGCATTGCAATACTGGTTAACCAAGAGCCCGATTTGGAGGTTTGTG
This is a stretch of genomic DNA from Nitrosomonas sp. sh817. It encodes these proteins:
- the rpoH gene encoding RNA polymerase sigma factor RpoH, encoding MTNALTLPAVGGSIESYIQSVNSFPILSQEEETGLARRLWNHGDIEAAQKLILSHLRFVVAIARGYKGYGLPQADLIQEGNIGLMKAVKRFDPERGVRLVSFAVHWIKAEIHEFIMRNWRLVKIATTKQQRKLFFNLRSMKQGLDTMNPQEVEAMATQLGVKSEEVVEMEKRFNGSDISLEPLSDEEDDTFSPISYLTDGAEPSQILESVQITQMREQGLQHSLECLDDRSRHIIEARWLREKDSATLHDLAAELGVSAERVRQIEAKALQKMRGTMTATA
- a CDS encoding Arm DNA-binding domain-containing protein, whose translation is MKLTDSIIKAAKPRDKRYSLPDGKGLVLWVQPDGQKCWRVRFTSKYYSLTSNTEVRFRLNWYDKFP
- a CDS encoding response regulator transcription factor; translation: MSNQKIQVMLVDDHAMMRHGISLLVNNEPDMKVCAEAGDGGEALALLRRNVRVDIVLLDITLKTVPGFEVIKSIHLLLPALPVLFVSMHDEEIYAERALQVGGRGYVSKQETGEVLLIAIREVLQGNIFLSKNMHAKLLRKIKIGHSEPERLIDSLTLSEFEIFHLIGAGHSSQEIAKLLNRSVNTIETHRFNIRSKLNLKDGTDLIHFATQWNLAELRKAMS